The Candidatus Dormiibacterota bacterium genome includes a window with the following:
- a CDS encoding GntR family transcriptional regulator — MQQVTASIPLEQGIGSHGSGDGWLTALAVHRGSFVPLHRQIHDLVREEIVAGRLAPGSRLPSEGALAEQWGVSLAPVRQALMHLAAEGYLDRGRGRGTFVRQPKFEEKISNLSSFTGSHAEHGDRLELVMLYKGLVPRRPEAAALGGRSRKLVLIQRLARLEASPVALLSAYLDPARFPGIEERELDGGSLYRTFDSVYGIELVRAESVIEVVHATDEEAAPLGVATGAMVLRVDSVTYDHAGEAVEFSKVLYRVERFRFSFESHRFDDRILNFPTPGAKGEVRKG; from the coding sequence TTGAGCAGGGCATCGGGTCGCACGGCAGCGGCGACGGCTGGCTGACCGCCCTTGCGGTGCACCGCGGCTCGTTTGTGCCGCTGCACCGCCAGATCCACGACCTGGTGCGCGAGGAGATCGTCGCTGGCCGCCTGGCCCCTGGTAGCCGGCTGCCGTCGGAGGGTGCGCTGGCGGAGCAGTGGGGCGTCAGCCTCGCGCCGGTCCGCCAGGCCCTCATGCATCTCGCCGCCGAGGGCTACCTCGACCGGGGTCGGGGGCGAGGGACCTTCGTCCGCCAGCCCAAGTTCGAGGAGAAGATCTCGAACTTGTCCAGCTTCACCGGGAGCCACGCCGAGCACGGCGACCGCCTGGAGCTTGTGATGCTCTACAAAGGCCTCGTCCCGCGGCGGCCAGAGGCTGCCGCCCTAGGAGGGCGGTCCCGCAAGCTCGTGCTGATCCAGCGCCTCGCCCGCCTGGAGGCGAGCCCGGTGGCGCTGCTGTCCGCCTACCTGGACCCGGCGCGCTTCCCCGGCATCGAAGAGCGTGAGCTGGACGGCGGCTCCCTCTACCGGACGTTCGACAGTGTCTACGGCATCGAGCTCGTCCGCGCGGAGAGCGTCATCGAGGTGGTTCACGCCACTGACGAAGAGGCTGCGCCCCTGGGGGTGGCGACCGGTGCCATGGTCCTGCGGGTGGACTCAGTCACCTACGACCATGCGGGCGAGGCCGTCGAGTTCTCGAAGGTCCTGTACCGCGTGGAGCGATTCCGCTTCAGCTTCGAGAGCCACCGCTTCGACGACCGGATCCTGAATTTCCCGACACCGGGGGCCAAAGGCGAGGTCCGCAAGGGATGA